One segment of Cetobacterium sp. NK01 DNA contains the following:
- a CDS encoding HD family phosphohydrolase encodes MKKIELFGLSLTFKINRKNADDAELYTKDHHLKEKIFYLILMIMLIVISSRSGYIVNKQKYNIGDVAINDIYSPKSILFNDRDKKQDIIKSLMENSKKEYIYVPQAGTVYISGAEYLFDEILKKNFKKNKLYLDKVEDIIGKQLPPKLILELTQLNKKELLETKERVIGFLTKAYATGIIREKGSLTISPPNDELFLELPEFDKKIVENFLTANYIYDETKTKNSIAEKISQIDDQILDIKAGTLLVKKGDIITDSKAKLLEAVGIYSYKKSLGFSLANFLYTVILTVIFYPLLANKFKKNILNKSIYRSLFLIYTIGFLAYRFIKPDHIYFVPFETMYFLMAILFAKDFAFMATIMAITFLFPIIGYDPIFIIVTLLVCIMGSYLIEKVTTRQELIALGMKLAATKFFLYLLLTYFIGREQNLIVLQSGEIVVSGLLSGMLAIAVLPYFERTFNILTTFRLLELGDLSHPLLKLLSMKAPGTFHHSMMVATLSEAAAEAIGANAIFARVASYYHDIGKMKRPKFYVENQEGGENPHSKISPFLSTLIITSHTKDGNELGREYKIPREIRDVMFEHQGTTMLAYFYNKAKQLDPTVIEEDFKYGGPIPRSKESAIIMLADSVEAAVRSLDEKTPITIENMLRRIINSKIEDNQLSEAALTFKEIEIIIKTFTKVLMSIHHVRIKYPGQK; translated from the coding sequence ATGAAAAAGATTGAGCTATTTGGTCTAAGTTTAACTTTTAAAATAAATAGGAAAAACGCGGACGATGCTGAATTATATACTAAAGATCATCATTTAAAAGAAAAAATATTTTATTTGATTTTAATGATAATGCTTATAGTTATTAGTTCAAGAAGTGGCTATATAGTAAATAAACAAAAGTATAATATAGGAGATGTGGCAATTAATGATATATATTCACCTAAAAGCATTCTTTTTAATGATAGGGATAAAAAACAAGATATTATAAAAAGTCTTATGGAAAATTCTAAGAAAGAATATATATATGTACCTCAGGCTGGAACAGTCTATATATCTGGAGCAGAATATTTATTTGATGAAATTTTAAAGAAGAATTTTAAGAAAAATAAATTATACCTTGATAAAGTCGAAGATATAATTGGAAAACAATTACCACCTAAATTAATATTAGAGCTTACACAATTGAACAAAAAAGAGTTGTTAGAAACCAAAGAAAGAGTTATAGGATTTTTAACAAAAGCTTATGCAACAGGAATTATTAGAGAAAAGGGAAGTTTAACAATTTCACCCCCAAATGATGAACTTTTTTTAGAGCTCCCCGAATTTGACAAAAAAATAGTTGAAAATTTTTTAACTGCAAACTATATATACGATGAAACTAAAACAAAAAATTCTATAGCAGAAAAAATATCTCAAATAGATGATCAAATTTTAGATATTAAAGCAGGAACCCTACTTGTTAAAAAAGGTGATATAATAACTGATAGTAAAGCTAAGCTATTAGAAGCAGTTGGAATATACTCTTATAAAAAAAGTTTAGGTTTTTCTTTAGCGAATTTTTTATATACAGTTATTTTAACTGTAATATTTTATCCATTGCTTGCAAATAAATTTAAAAAAAATATACTAAATAAAAGTATATACAGAAGTTTATTTTTAATATACACAATAGGTTTTCTAGCATATAGATTTATAAAACCAGATCATATATATTTTGTTCCATTTGAAACAATGTATTTTTTAATGGCAATACTTTTTGCTAAAGATTTTGCTTTTATGGCAACAATTATGGCAATAACATTTTTATTCCCAATTATTGGTTATGATCCAATATTTATAATTGTAACTCTATTAGTTTGTATAATGGGATCATATTTAATAGAAAAAGTTACAACAAGGCAGGAGTTAATAGCTTTAGGAATGAAATTAGCAGCGACCAAATTTTTTCTATATTTATTATTAACATATTTTATAGGAAGAGAGCAAAATTTAATTGTATTACAAAGTGGAGAAATAGTAGTGTCTGGACTTCTTTCTGGAATGTTAGCAATAGCAGTTTTACCATACTTTGAAAGAACTTTTAATATTTTAACAACATTTAGATTACTAGAGCTAGGAGATTTATCTCACCCTTTATTAAAGCTTTTGTCTATGAAGGCTCCTGGGACTTTCCATCATTCAATGATGGTGGCAACTTTATCGGAAGCAGCAGCAGAAGCAATTGGAGCCAATGCAATTTTTGCAAGAGTTGCATCTTATTATCATGATATTGGAAAAATGAAAAGACCTAAATTTTATGTTGAAAATCAAGAAGGAGGAGAAAATCCACATTCAAAAATATCACCATTTTTAAGTACATTAATAATAACATCTCATACTAAAGATGGAAACGAATTAGGAAGAGAATATAAAATTCCAAGAGAAATTAGAGACGTCATGTTTGAGCATCAAGGAACAACAATGTTAGCGTATTTTTATAACAAGGCAAAACAATTAGATCCGACAGTTATAGAGGAAGATTTTAAATACGGTGGACCAATACCACGAAGTAAAGAATCAGCTATCATAATGTTAGCAGACTCTGTAGAAGCAGCTGTTAGATCTTTAGACGAAAAGACACCAATAACAATAGAAAATATGTTAAGAAGAATTATTAATTCAAAAATAGAGGATAATCAACTATCAGAAGCAGCACTAACATTTAAAGAGATTGAAATAATAATTAAAACTTTTACAAAAGTTTTAATGAGTATTCACCATGTAAGAATAAAATATCCAGGACAAAAATAG
- a CDS encoding helicase C-terminal domain-containing protein, translating to MNIEEKISLAVREQIKLEIEKVDGNEVFFRGIPNEEGIVIDVEVLARGNKYSVPAILKAMRKGEVIIHNHPSGHLYPSDPDVEIAAVYSNKLDGASYIVNNSVTDIYIIVELIQKKNIKIDIKPYFEKKGLLAGVFKEFEYRNEQLEMAEVIEKGLNTETKVIVEAGTGTGKTLGYLIPAIEWSIKNKKRVVISTNTINLQEQLLNKDIPIAKKVIQGDFNYILVKGRGNYLCNRKLHNVATGDIVDFEEYSQSQKSQFKEVVKWGGKTETGDKAELPFEVDYSIWEHFQSESDMCAGNKCPFKTECYFLKARDEKKKADILITNHHMYFSDLAIRKEIGFNTEYSILPEYELVVFDEAHNVEKVARDYFSYEISKYGFTKTMNQIYTMEKSKKRGTGSLDVLINYLKNSDYDGKKGIESDLENDIKLRHRNLFNSGRAYFNFLIDIFSKGQMGSITYRLKKNEFEKAIFYNQLDNLKDEFVVDLSSYLKKIRVILGKIKDVEDKEGYISDFSRYIDRLDGFFENLKFINSLDDDKFIYWAEVNGKKSNSKLVATPLKIDSELDKNLYTNLKQIIFTSATIAIGNDFTYFKESIGLKEKTLEKVIHSPFDYDNQMKVYLPKDLLNPSDPKFIDSIKDFLRKLILKTSGKCFILFTSYSTLNYIYYMIKDELEEAGLNLLIQGQAPRTQLVNMYKNIKNPVLFGTDSFWEGVDIKGEQLSSVIIIKLPFKVPSDPITEAIIENITQQNKNAFVEYQIPESVIKFKQGIGRLIRSKSDKGIVTILDNRVITKTYGKYFKEAIPTKNIKILTKEEVLKDISKI from the coding sequence ATGAATATAGAAGAAAAAATATCTTTAGCTGTAAGAGAACAAATAAAGTTAGAGATAGAAAAAGTTGATGGAAATGAAGTGTTTTTTAGAGGAATTCCTAATGAAGAGGGTATAGTAATAGATGTAGAAGTTTTAGCAAGAGGAAATAAATATTCAGTACCAGCAATATTAAAAGCGATGCGAAAAGGAGAAGTTATAATACATAATCATCCATCGGGTCATTTATATCCTTCAGATCCAGATGTTGAAATAGCAGCTGTATATTCAAATAAATTGGATGGAGCATCATACATAGTAAATAATAGTGTTACAGATATCTATATTATTGTTGAACTAATTCAAAAGAAGAATATAAAAATAGATATTAAACCATATTTTGAAAAAAAAGGACTTTTAGCAGGAGTTTTTAAAGAGTTTGAATATAGAAATGAACAATTAGAAATGGCTGAAGTTATTGAAAAAGGATTAAATACCGAAACAAAGGTAATAGTTGAAGCTGGAACAGGGACAGGAAAAACATTGGGGTATTTAATTCCCGCTATTGAATGGAGTATAAAAAATAAAAAAAGAGTTGTTATAAGTACAAATACAATAAATTTACAAGAACAACTTTTAAATAAAGATATACCGATAGCTAAAAAAGTTATTCAAGGAGATTTTAACTACATTTTAGTTAAAGGAAGAGGGAATTATTTATGTAATAGAAAATTACATAATGTGGCAACAGGAGATATTGTAGATTTTGAAGAATATAGTCAAAGTCAAAAATCCCAATTTAAAGAAGTAGTAAAATGGGGGGGGAAAACTGAAACAGGTGATAAAGCTGAACTACCTTTTGAAGTTGATTATTCAATATGGGAACATTTTCAGAGTGAGAGCGATATGTGTGCAGGAAATAAATGTCCATTTAAAACAGAATGTTATTTTTTAAAAGCTAGAGATGAAAAGAAAAAAGCAGATATTTTAATAACAAATCATCATATGTATTTTTCAGATTTAGCGATAAGAAAAGAAATTGGCTTTAATACAGAATATTCAATACTTCCAGAGTATGAATTAGTTGTTTTTGATGAAGCTCACAATGTTGAAAAAGTAGCTAGAGATTATTTTTCATACGAGATTTCAAAATATGGATTTACTAAAACTATGAATCAAATTTACACAATGGAAAAATCTAAAAAAAGAGGAACAGGAAGTTTAGATGTCTTAATAAATTATTTAAAAAATTCAGATTATGATGGTAAAAAGGGAATTGAATCAGATTTAGAAAACGATATAAAATTAAGACATCGTAATTTATTTAATTCAGGAAGAGCTTATTTTAATTTTTTAATAGATATTTTTTCAAAAGGACAAATGGGAAGTATAACTTATAGATTGAAAAAAAATGAATTTGAGAAAGCTATTTTTTATAATCAATTAGATAATTTGAAGGATGAATTTGTAGTTGATTTATCTTCATATTTAAAGAAAATTAGAGTTATACTTGGAAAAATAAAAGATGTTGAAGATAAAGAAGGATATATAAGTGATTTTTCTAGATATATAGATAGGTTGGATGGATTTTTTGAAAATTTAAAATTTATAAATTCATTAGATGATGACAAGTTTATATATTGGGCTGAAGTAAATGGAAAAAAAAGTAACTCGAAATTAGTTGCAACACCTTTAAAAATAGATAGTGAACTAGATAAAAATTTATACACAAATTTGAAACAGATAATTTTTACTTCGGCTACTATAGCAATAGGAAATGATTTTACATATTTTAAAGAAAGTATAGGATTGAAAGAGAAAACTTTGGAAAAAGTAATTCACTCTCCATTTGATTACGATAACCAAATGAAAGTATATTTACCAAAAGATCTTTTGAATCCAAGTGATCCTAAATTTATTGATAGCATAAAGGATTTTTTAAGAAAATTAATATTGAAAACTTCAGGAAAATGTTTTATACTATTTACTTCGTATAGTACTTTAAATTATATTTACTATATGATAAAGGATGAGTTGGAAGAGGCTGGATTAAATTTATTAATACAAGGTCAAGCTCCTAGAACGCAACTTGTGAATATGTATAAAAACATAAAAAATCCAGTTTTATTTGGAACAGATTCTTTTTGGGAAGGTGTGGATATAAAGGGGGAACAATTAAGTTCTGTAATAATAATAAAGTTACCATTTAAAGTCCCAAGTGATCCAATAACCGAGGCAATAATAGAAAACATAACTCAACAAAACAAAAATGCATTTGTTGAATATCAAATACCAGAGTCTGTAATAAAATTCAAACAAGGAATAGGTAGATTAATCAGAAGTAAAAGTGATAAAGGAATTGTTACAATATTAGATAATAGAGTAATAACAAAAACTTATGGGAAATATTTTAAAGAAGCAATACCTACAAAAAATATAAAAATATTGACTAAAGAAGAGGTTTTAAAGGATATTTCTAAAATTTAA
- the rpsT gene encoding 30S ribosomal protein S20, protein MAHSKSAKKRVIIAERNRERNQAVKSRVKTMLKRVLVAVETKEVEAAKAALSVAYKELDKAVSKGIMKKNTASRRKARLAVKVNAL, encoded by the coding sequence TTGGCACATTCAAAATCAGCAAAAAAGAGAGTTATAATAGCAGAGAGAAACAGAGAGAGAAATCAAGCTGTAAAATCTAGAGTAAAAACTATGCTTAAGAGAGTTTTAGTAGCAGTAGAAACTAAAGAGGTTGAAGCTGCAAAGGCTGCTTTATCAGTAGCTTACAAAGAGTTAGATAAAGCTGTAAGCAAAGGTATCATGAAAAAGAATACTGCATCTAGAAGAAAAGCTAGATTAGCTGTAAAAGTTAACGCTTTATAA
- a CDS encoding KdsC family phosphatase: protein MIKLIVLDVDGTLTDGKLYISNLGDEIKAFNVKDGLGITQAISQGIEIAIITGKTSQLVTKRCQELGIKEIHQGIKNKILILDSVLKKYNISYDNVAYMGDDLIDLAVMKKCKLAGAPKDSVSEILSIADFISNKNGGEGAVREFIEYILKKENLWSNVVNHFIPTEQ, encoded by the coding sequence ATGATTAAACTTATAGTTTTAGATGTTGACGGAACACTTACTGATGGAAAACTATATATATCAAATCTTGGAGATGAAATTAAAGCTTTCAATGTAAAAGATGGTTTAGGTATTACACAAGCTATTTCTCAAGGAATAGAAATTGCTATAATAACTGGAAAAACATCTCAACTTGTAACAAAACGTTGTCAAGAATTGGGAATAAAAGAAATTCACCAAGGCATTAAAAATAAAATTTTAATTTTAGATTCAGTATTAAAAAAATATAATATATCTTATGATAATGTTGCTTATATGGGCGATGATTTAATAGATTTAGCTGTTATGAAAAAATGTAAGCTAGCTGGTGCTCCAAAAGATTCTGTCAGTGAAATACTTTCTATAGCAGATTTCATCTCTAACAAAAATGGGGGAGAAGGTGCCGTTAGAGAGTTTATTGAATATATTTTAAAAAAAGAAAATCTATGGAGCAATGTTGTGAATCATTTTATCCCTACAGAACAATAA
- a CDS encoding YibE/F family protein, giving the protein MKKLILLFFIVIITGLFSQDMNDFEVLNSEEYIKGKILYLESTKKSGYSGEDGIKEIEEYRVRILEGDDKGNEILIQSPVYLEKAYNIFIKENQNVVLYKENGEDGVNNYYIVDIDKRESILAIVGIFIFLTILIARYKGIKAILSLVIVIAIIYNVFLPMISIGYSPILISTLTALLCSTITIVLTTGFSKKGVVAILGAVAGVIIAGIISMYFSYKMAMTGFVSVEALNYSTLLQGIKVREIISAGVILGSMGAVMDVSMSISSALTELRKRDLNISKKEIFESGMRIGEDIIGTMVNTLILAYIGSGILSTLFIYLQKEQFPLIRILNFESVAADIVRAFAGSIGILVAVPITSYLCCLIFTEKIAD; this is encoded by the coding sequence ATGAAAAAACTTATTTTATTATTTTTTATAGTAATCATAACAGGATTGTTTTCTCAAGATATGAATGATTTTGAAGTATTAAATAGCGAAGAATATATAAAAGGTAAAATTTTATATTTAGAAAGTACAAAGAAAAGTGGTTATAGTGGAGAAGATGGAATAAAAGAGATTGAAGAATATCGAGTTAGAATATTAGAAGGTGACGATAAAGGGAATGAAATTTTGATTCAATCTCCAGTTTATCTTGAAAAAGCGTATAATATTTTTATAAAAGAGAATCAAAATGTAGTTCTTTATAAAGAGAATGGAGAAGATGGGGTAAATAATTATTACATAGTAGATATTGATAAAAGAGAATCTATATTAGCTATTGTTGGAATTTTTATTTTTTTGACAATTCTTATAGCAAGATACAAAGGAATAAAAGCAATTTTATCTTTAGTAATAGTTATTGCTATAATTTACAATGTATTTTTACCTATGATATCTATTGGATATTCGCCTATTTTAATTTCAACTTTAACAGCACTTTTGTGTTCTACAATTACAATAGTTTTAACAACAGGATTTTCTAAAAAAGGTGTTGTGGCAATTTTAGGAGCTGTTGCAGGAGTTATTATAGCAGGCATTATTTCTATGTATTTTTCATATAAAATGGCTATGACAGGTTTTGTCTCAGTTGAAGCATTAAATTATTCTACACTACTTCAAGGAATAAAGGTAAGAGAAATAATTTCAGCAGGAGTTATTTTAGGAAGTATGGGAGCAGTAATGGATGTTTCAATGTCAATTTCATCAGCTTTAACAGAATTAAGAAAAAGAGATTTAAATATTTCTAAAAAGGAAATTTTTGAATCAGGAATGAGAATAGGTGAAGATATAATAGGTACAATGGTTAATACTCTTATATTAGCTTATATTGGAAGTGGAATTCTTTCAACATTATTTATTTATTTACAAAAAGAACAATTTCCATTAATTCGGATTTTAAATTTTGAATCAGTAGCAGCAGATATTGTTAGAGCATTTGCAGGAAGTATAGGGATTTTAGTTGCTGTTCCAATAACATCATATCTTTGTTGTCTTATATTTACTGAAAAAATAGCTGATTAA
- the rpsO gene encoding 30S ribosomal protein S15: MAINKAEIISTYGKDGKDTGSTEVQIAILTAQINHLTDHLRTHKKDFHSRLGLLKMVGKRKRLLSYLMKKDIEGYRALIAKLGIRK, translated from the coding sequence ATGGCTATAAACAAAGCAGAAATAATCAGTACTTACGGAAAAGATGGGAAAGATACAGGATCTACAGAGGTTCAAATTGCAATTTTAACTGCACAAATTAACCACTTAACAGATCACTTAAGAACTCACAAGAAGGATTTCCACTCAAGATTAGGATTATTAAAAATGGTTGGAAAAAGAAAGAGACTTTTAAGCTACTTAATGAAGAAAGATATCGAAGGATACAGAGCACTTATTGCTAAATTAGGAATCAGAAAGTAG
- the ftsH gene encoding ATP-dependent zinc metalloprotease FtsH, which translates to MKNREDNEKMALYNFIEEEPKKDESDDDEAEKDNDKKSKEEKEKEELEERKRKIKEKLKEGIDKGKQDKDSNDSRELGGKFNLKGFVMLLFIVTIILSLPTMFSKSDSTNVKTISYTDFLQDVKENKLVRVDEREGYIYGYTADKDASAVKARMITDRLGGDLQLVDLIENKNIQIQSLPPQELPFLLNMLASWFPMLLLIGIWIFMLNKMNKGSGGGPQVFNMGKSKAKENGENVSQVTFADVAGIDEAKVELEEIVQFLKEPDKFKNLGAKIPKGVLLLGAPGTGKTLLAKAVAGEAGVPFFSMSGSEFVEMFVGVGASRVRDLFSKARKNSPCIIFIDEIDAVGRKRGSGQGGGNDEREQTLNQLLVEMDGFGSDETIIVLAATNRPEILDKALMRPGRFDRQVVVDRPDIKGREAILKVHSRNKKFASDVDFDVIARKTPGFVGADIANMLNEAAILAARAGRDEINMSDLEEASEKVTIGPERKSRMAVQKERIIVAYHEVGHAMTQRLSPNTEPVHKVTIIPRGMAALGYTMTLPTEDRYLKSKNEFLSELVTLLGGRASEEVVFGDITTGASNDIERATAIAHAMVTKYGMSDKFGPIMLDATRDGDMFQQKLYGETTSKEIDDEIRRLVSTAYSKAKEILTENRETLETITQALLRLETITGEELDEMLQGKTVERIERENKIEEKLADLKEEENKLKEELKQKASQSVLDDSKED; encoded by the coding sequence ATGAAGAATAGAGAAGATAATGAAAAAATGGCATTGTATAACTTCATTGAAGAGGAGCCAAAAAAAGATGAAAGCGACGACGATGAAGCTGAAAAAGACAATGACAAAAAATCAAAAGAAGAAAAAGAAAAAGAAGAATTAGAAGAAAGAAAAAGAAAAATTAAAGAAAAATTAAAAGAAGGTATAGATAAAGGAAAACAGGATAAAGATTCAAACGACTCAAGAGAGTTAGGAGGAAAATTTAATCTAAAAGGCTTTGTTATGTTACTATTTATAGTTACAATAATATTGTCTTTACCAACAATGTTTTCTAAATCAGATTCAACAAATGTAAAAACAATAAGTTATACAGATTTTTTACAGGATGTAAAAGAAAATAAGCTTGTTAGAGTAGATGAAAGAGAAGGTTATATTTATGGATATACTGCTGACAAAGATGCGTCTGCTGTAAAAGCAAGAATGATTACAGATAGATTAGGTGGAGATTTACAATTAGTTGATTTAATTGAAAATAAAAATATTCAAATTCAATCATTACCACCTCAAGAATTACCATTTTTATTAAATATGCTAGCATCTTGGTTCCCGATGCTATTATTAATAGGAATTTGGATCTTTATGCTTAATAAAATGAATAAAGGTAGCGGAGGAGGACCTCAAGTATTTAATATGGGGAAATCAAAAGCTAAAGAAAATGGTGAAAATGTATCTCAAGTTACATTTGCTGATGTTGCTGGAATAGATGAAGCAAAAGTGGAGCTAGAAGAAATTGTACAATTTTTAAAAGAACCAGATAAATTTAAAAATTTAGGAGCTAAAATTCCAAAAGGTGTTTTATTATTAGGAGCTCCTGGAACAGGTAAAACTCTTTTAGCAAAAGCAGTTGCAGGAGAGGCCGGGGTACCATTTTTTAGTATGTCAGGATCAGAATTCGTAGAGATGTTTGTTGGAGTTGGAGCATCAAGAGTTAGAGATCTATTTTCTAAAGCTAGAAAAAATTCTCCTTGTATTATCTTTATAGATGAGATAGATGCTGTTGGTAGAAAAAGAGGAAGTGGCCAAGGTGGAGGAAATGATGAAAGAGAGCAAACTCTAAATCAACTTTTAGTTGAAATGGATGGATTTGGAAGTGACGAAACGATAATTGTTTTAGCAGCAACAAATAGACCTGAAATTTTAGATAAGGCTTTAATGAGACCTGGAAGATTTGATAGACAAGTAGTTGTTGATAGACCTGATATAAAAGGTAGAGAAGCTATTTTAAAAGTACATTCAAGAAATAAAAAATTTGCATCAGATGTAGATTTTGATGTAATTGCTAGAAAAACACCTGGATTTGTAGGGGCAGATATAGCAAATATGCTTAATGAAGCTGCAATTTTAGCAGCAAGAGCTGGTAGAGATGAGATTAATATGTCTGATTTAGAAGAAGCGTCTGAAAAAGTAACAATCGGACCAGAAAGAAAATCAAGAATGGCTGTACAAAAGGAAAGAATCATTGTTGCATACCATGAAGTAGGTCATGCTATGACTCAAAGGTTATCACCTAATACAGAGCCTGTACATAAGGTTACAATAATTCCAAGAGGAATGGCGGCTTTAGGGTATACAATGACTTTACCTACAGAAGATAGATATTTAAAATCTAAAAATGAGTTTTTATCTGAACTAGTAACTCTTTTAGGAGGAAGAGCTTCAGAAGAGGTAGTATTTGGTGATATAACTACTGGAGCAAGTAATGATATTGAAAGAGCGACAGCTATAGCTCATGCAATGGTAACTAAATATGGAATGAGTGATAAATTCGGTCCAATAATGTTAGATGCTACTCGTGATGGAGATATGTTCCAGCAAAAATTATATGGAGAGACAACGTCAAAAGAGATTGACGATGAAATTAGAAGATTAGTTTCAACTGCATATAGTAAAGCAAAAGAGATTTTAACTGAAAATAGAGAAACTTTAGAGACAATAACTCAAGCGTTATTAAGATTAGAGACAATAACTGGAGAAGAGTTAGATGAGATGTTACAAGGAAAAACAGTTGAAAGAATAGAGAGAGAAAATAAAATAGAAGAAAAATTAGCCGATTTAAAAGAGGAAGAAAATAAATTAAAAGAGGAATTAAAACAAAAGGCATCACAATCAGTTTTAGATGACTCTAAAGAGGATTAA
- the tilS gene encoding tRNA lysidine(34) synthetase TilS has product MLDKILKKIKNEKLIEDGDKIILGFSGGPDSVFLLEALNYAKKEIKFEIILAHINHLLRGNNSDTDEKFSVQCGEKFGIPTFVKRASIEEIAKEKNIGLEEAGRIIRYDFFKEVSEKTSSNKIAIAHNLDDQIENFLFRLIRGSSLEGLEGIPNRENIIRPINEIYKEEILRFLDKNEIKYRIDETNFENDFTRNSIRLDLIPWIEKRYNRNFKDKIYGLITEIKEANEILKVYLERYEEFIDNKWTLNIELIKSEKAYIQRKIINEYLKKYKLEASREKIGNIIKLLNSNGSKTLKLEKNFVLKKQYKNIWIEKEKRYNLEHISEPIIEKIPFKVNFNGYIIEAFESDKSFNKYEFLTNLKIGDTVEIRTRKDGDKIKPLGMKSYKKLKEIFINEKVPKDLRGEIPLVVKSNEIVWASGVKKSENFKSEKDKKGIKLIIRRQDEE; this is encoded by the coding sequence ATGTTAGATAAAATATTAAAAAAAATTAAAAATGAAAAATTAATAGAAGATGGAGATAAAATAATTCTTGGTTTTTCAGGAGGACCAGATTCAGTATTTTTATTAGAAGCTCTTAATTATGCTAAAAAAGAGATAAAATTTGAAATTATTTTAGCTCATATTAATCATTTGTTAAGAGGAAATAATTCAGATACAGATGAAAAATTTAGTGTACAGTGTGGAGAAAAATTTGGTATTCCAACTTTTGTTAAAAGAGCCTCTATTGAAGAGATTGCTAAAGAGAAAAATATAGGATTAGAAGAAGCTGGAAGAATTATAAGGTATGATTTTTTTAAAGAAGTATCAGAAAAAACTTCAAGTAATAAAATAGCGATAGCTCACAATTTAGATGATCAAATCGAAAACTTTTTATTTAGACTTATTAGAGGTTCATCTCTAGAAGGTCTTGAAGGAATTCCAAATAGAGAAAATATAATTAGACCTATTAATGAAATATATAAAGAAGAAATATTAAGATTTTTAGATAAAAATGAAATTAAATATAGAATTGATGAAACAAATTTTGAAAATGATTTTACAAGAAATAGTATAAGATTAGATTTGATACCTTGGATAGAAAAAAGATACAATAGGAATTTTAAAGATAAAATTTATGGACTAATTACAGAAATTAAAGAAGCAAATGAAATTTTAAAAGTTTATTTAGAAAGATATGAAGAATTTATAGATAATAAATGGACTTTAAATATAGAACTAATAAAAAGTGAAAAAGCTTATATTCAACGAAAAATAATTAATGAATATTTAAAAAAATATAAATTAGAAGCTTCAAGAGAAAAAATAGGAAATATAATAAAATTATTGAATAGTAATGGAAGTAAGACTTTAAAATTAGAAAAAAATTTTGTTTTAAAAAAGCAATATAAAAATATTTGGATTGAAAAGGAAAAAAGGTATAATTTAGAACATATTAGTGAACCTATTATAGAAAAAATACCATTTAAAGTAAACTTTAATGGTTATATTATAGAAGCTTTTGAAAGTGATAAAAGTTTCAATAAATATGAATTTTTAACAAATTTGAAAATAGGTGATACTGTAGAGATTAGAACAAGAAAGGACGGGGATAAGATAAAACCTTTGGGAATGAAATCTTATAAAAAACTAAAAGAAATTTTTATAAATGAAAAAGTTCCAAAAGATTTGAGGGGAGAAATACCTTTAGTGGTAAAAAGTAACGAAATTGTTTGGGCTTCAGGAGTAAAGAAAAGTGAAAACTTTAAGAGTGAAAAAGATAAAAAAGGAATTAAGCTAATCATAAGGAGGCAAGATGAAGAATAG